One stretch of Thermococcus sp. 21S9 DNA includes these proteins:
- a CDS encoding calcium-binding protein, whose translation MKKTLLLIFLLLASLARPVPAVADSSAYLDTDGDGLSDAFELAYNETHYGMVYHLNPANPDSDGDGLSDGFELKFGSSPFLSDTDFDGLGDAIEAFYGTNPRSPDTDGDHLSDKFEVYGDFGVKLPPSDPTSWDTDGDGIDDYFEVKMTTAWKEAWERPFYLNSDWDGDGIVDGNEILPYDGSYHPTVDPYSAYEMDGDSHPSPLLNGQKFYICFTSPDCDGDGLNDRDELEAGTNPVEIDSDDDGLYDGWEVRLGTNPLAGDTDGDGLSDLKEILPELAYYAYHNATPDWVVITDTLAYYYNWTLDYSLTWSMVCAQNYDYLLSAYPEPIVDDSYFEYQGQVCFIPPATNPLSPDTDGDGLSDGEEVNFEYAYFFANITEMRITHLNPANPDTDGDGLLDSVDVVPVVPEGVTEVYKSSTGSSSAQDLDSDGIIEGDSCAYFQDCDGDGISDNAEVTWWHTDMRKPDTDDDGLTDFEEISIRTDPTKPDTDGDGFSDFVEWKEGTDPTDPLSHPKAPPAIEVPKYGEVEDKLTEPPKPKVEHDVKFLLNGREIEPDGFITVVLDGDTAEFRIEAPPVTVIYPEGREERYNLSYISIYGNDDDRVEGANGTYTITFTNLTEIGFSFVSFNVELNYGDWKRYFYTFNIEAKYRTDPVVRLLNATWDENLDVGKLRFECRFCKNVTITVPGALVNGQEKRTINFGTTRSLRFFYARIVPHRYTVPGEGDVGTVYTKYEDSVEVMKTGKDIGVLTAKMVEARSIGSKIVYGMVATAKGVKTIVGGVEAFIPEDEDAPAEEGIDARDSKKFSKEAFKEGLLDWVKEKLIDATFDYVTEKAVQYADESELEARRHETTYHVTVKACNDFGCRVYSFSVRGYAYDVD comes from the coding sequence ATGAAGAAGACGCTCCTTCTCATCTTCCTCCTACTGGCTTCACTGGCCCGGCCAGTGCCAGCAGTCGCCGATTCTTCGGCCTACCTCGACACCGACGGGGACGGCCTGAGCGACGCATTTGAGCTGGCCTACAACGAGACCCACTACGGTATGGTTTACCACCTCAACCCGGCCAACCCCGACAGCGACGGCGACGGTCTCTCAGACGGCTTCGAGCTTAAGTTCGGGAGCAGTCCTTTTCTGAGCGACACCGATTTCGATGGCCTGGGCGATGCCATCGAGGCCTTCTACGGCACGAACCCGAGGAGCCCGGACACCGACGGTGACCACCTGAGCGACAAGTTCGAGGTCTACGGCGATTTCGGAGTCAAGTTGCCCCCGTCGGACCCAACTTCCTGGGACACTGACGGCGACGGGATAGACGACTACTTCGAGGTCAAGATGACGACGGCCTGGAAGGAGGCATGGGAGAGGCCGTTCTACCTGAATTCCGACTGGGACGGCGACGGAATAGTTGACGGCAACGAGATTCTGCCCTACGATGGCTCGTATCACCCAACGGTCGACCCGTATTCGGCGTATGAAATGGACGGCGATTCTCACCCGAGCCCCCTCCTCAACGGTCAGAAGTTCTACATCTGCTTCACGAGCCCGGACTGTGACGGGGACGGGCTGAACGACAGGGACGAGCTGGAAGCCGGGACGAACCCGGTGGAGATAGACTCCGACGATGACGGCCTCTACGACGGCTGGGAGGTCAGGCTCGGCACGAATCCGCTGGCAGGTGATACCGACGGCGATGGACTGAGCGACCTCAAGGAGATCCTCCCGGAGCTCGCGTATTACGCCTACCACAACGCAACTCCTGACTGGGTCGTTATAACCGATACACTCGCATATTACTACAACTGGACACTCGATTACAGCCTGACGTGGAGCATGGTCTGCGCCCAGAACTACGACTACCTGCTCTCAGCCTATCCTGAACCCATCGTAGACGATTCCTACTTTGAGTACCAAGGCCAGGTCTGCTTTATCCCGCCGGCAACGAACCCGCTCTCCCCAGACACCGACGGTGATGGTTTGAGCGACGGCGAGGAGGTGAACTTTGAATACGCCTATTTCTTCGCAAACATCACGGAGATGCGTATTACTCATCTAAACCCTGCAAACCCGGACACTGACGGTGATGGACTTCTGGACTCGGTTGACGTTGTTCCAGTAGTCCCGGAGGGAGTTACCGAGGTTTACAAATCTTCCACAGGTTCATCGAGCGCGCAGGACCTTGACTCCGACGGAATAATCGAAGGGGACTCCTGCGCCTACTTCCAGGACTGCGACGGGGACGGGATAAGCGATAACGCCGAAGTTACGTGGTGGCACACCGACATGAGGAAGCCGGACACCGACGACGATGGATTGACGGACTTCGAGGAGATTTCGATAAGAACGGACCCAACGAAACCAGACACCGATGGCGACGGATTCTCGGACTTCGTGGAATGGAAGGAAGGAACGGACCCGACCGACCCGCTGTCCCACCCGAAGGCCCCGCCGGCGATAGAGGTGCCGAAGTACGGGGAGGTCGAGGACAAGCTAACGGAACCGCCGAAGCCAAAGGTAGAGCACGATGTGAAGTTTTTGCTGAACGGAAGAGAGATAGAGCCCGACGGGTTCATAACGGTGGTCCTTGACGGCGACACAGCGGAGTTCCGGATTGAAGCTCCCCCGGTTACAGTCATCTACCCGGAAGGGCGGGAAGAGCGGTACAATCTCAGCTACATAAGCATTTACGGCAACGACGATGACCGCGTTGAGGGAGCCAACGGCACGTACACGATAACCTTCACGAACCTGACCGAGATTGGGTTCTCCTTTGTATCCTTTAACGTTGAGCTGAACTACGGCGACTGGAAGAGATATTTCTACACCTTCAACATCGAGGCGAAGTACCGGACAGACCCAGTGGTGAGGCTCCTCAACGCGACGTGGGACGAGAACCTCGACGTCGGAAAGCTACGGTTCGAGTGCCGGTTCTGCAAGAACGTGACGATAACCGTCCCCGGGGCCCTCGTCAACGGACAGGAGAAGAGGACAATCAACTTCGGAACCACGAGAAGCCTGAGGTTCTTCTACGCGAGGATAGTGCCCCACCGCTACACCGTTCCGGGTGAAGGCGACGTTGGAACCGTTTACACGAAGTACGAGGACAGCGTTGAGGTCATGAAGACCGGGAAGGACATCGGCGTCCTGACGGCGAAGATGGTCGAGGCGAGGAGCATAGGCTCGAAGATAGTCTACGGCATGGTCGCAACGGCCAAGGGGGTAAAGACAATCGTTGGCGGTGTCGAGGCCTTTATTCCCGAGGACGAGGACGCGCCGGCGGAGGAGGGCATTGACGCGCGCGACTCCAAGAAGTTCTCGAAGGAGGCCTTCAAGGAGGGCCTGCTCGACTGGGTCAAGGAGAAGCTCATCGATGCCACCTTTGACTACGTCACCGAGAAGGCAGTCCAGTACGCGGACGAGAGCGAGCTCGAAGCCAGAAGGCACGAGACGACCTACCACGTGACTGTTAAGGCCTGCAATGACTTCGGCTGCAGGGTTTACAGCTTCTCCGTCAGGGGCTACGCCTACGACGTTGACTGA
- a CDS encoding 30S ribosomal protein S15: protein MARMHARKRGKSGSKKPPRTAPPTWVEYTAEEVEALVVKLRKEGYSTAMIGTILRDQYGIPSVKLVTGKKITKILEENGLAPEYPEDLMALIRKAVNLRKHLEQHPKDKHSRRGLQLTESKIRRLVKYYRRTGKLPAKWRYDPEQAKLLVR, encoded by the coding sequence ATGGCAAGGATGCACGCGAGAAAGAGGGGTAAGTCAGGCTCAAAGAAGCCTCCAAGGACCGCTCCGCCGACCTGGGTGGAGTACACCGCCGAGGAGGTTGAGGCTCTCGTCGTTAAGCTCAGGAAAGAGGGCTACAGCACCGCCATGATAGGAACGATTCTCCGTGACCAGTACGGCATACCGAGCGTTAAGCTCGTCACAGGCAAGAAGATAACCAAGATTCTTGAGGAGAACGGCCTCGCGCCCGAGTACCCTGAGGACCTCATGGCCCTCATCAGGAAGGCCGTCAACCTCAGGAAGCACCTTGAACAGCACCCCAAGGACAAGCACTCAAGGCGCGGTCTCCAGCTCACCGAGAGCAAGATTAGGCGCCTCGTCAAGTACTACAGGAGAACCGGAAAGCTTCCGGCGAAGTGGCGCTACGACCCGGAGCAGGCAAAGCTCCTCGTTCGCTGA